In the genome of Eggerthella sp. YY7918, one region contains:
- a CDS encoding DNA-binding protein: protein MEKMTKVLRYDNVLTARVSDADFRAVCERADEEGLTRSEYLRYVARMVADDAENAKRGGVLLDGLSMRRLSRELVRWGHHYNQGVHALNSIKFALDHGRGDLEWVSSKLDECALLLAQVDEGRCEMAGELASLEGRAIVGGD from the coding sequence ATGGAGAAGATGACGAAGGTCTTGAGATACGACAACGTGCTGACCGCCCGCGTGAGCGACGCGGACTTCCGCGCGGTCTGTGAGCGCGCCGACGAGGAGGGGCTCACCCGCTCCGAGTACCTGCGCTACGTCGCCCGCATGGTCGCGGACGATGCCGAGAACGCGAAGCGCGGAGGCGTGCTGCTCGACGGACTCTCAATGCGCAGGCTCTCCCGCGAGCTCGTCAGGTGGGGGCACCACTACAACCAGGGCGTGCACGCCCTCAACTCCATCAAGTTCGCGCTGGACCACGGAAGGGGCGACCTGGAGTGGGTGTCCAGCAAGCTCGACGAGTGCGCGCTTCTGCTCGCGCAGGTCGACGAGGGTCGCTGCGAGATGGCGGGCGAGCTCGCCTCGCTCGAAGGCCGTGCCATAGTGGGCGGAGACTAG
- a CDS encoding relaxase/mobilization nuclease domain-containing protein has protein sequence MPLLKPIAGHTGCAGIKHYLEKGGRALGIMVMNFAWQEERAFEDVSAAPAGFDWADSMDATRRACGNDTPYRGKPARTFKHFVMSPDPQDGLTADQVAELASAWALRHFADFEAAIVLHDDNERRIPHAHIVVNNTNLATERRLQTPDPLELNRSLQDLAEERGYRFMRNDTVREEDEGQTRKATPATLQSVYMRRAEREIQKEGGYSWVADIRNRVTVAKALARNEDEFMAVLEALEVDVSQNSEKSWRRDWIYSLSDHPTWRIGGEKLGLSFGQEALRRRFDRIAAWHPAPAASRRILSEAESAIELNDLSELERLAGAIEAFMSANAHSLADLDRRIERLEGRADGDSAERAEALREVRAYAAANRLLPETAQTRRQRQPQGEEAPVRRGDAKPRSRETQAQQERRRERRELR, from the coding sequence ATGCCGCTGCTGAAGCCCATAGCCGGCCACACGGGATGCGCCGGCATAAAGCACTACCTCGAGAAGGGAGGGCGCGCCCTCGGGATCATGGTCATGAACTTCGCATGGCAGGAGGAGCGCGCCTTCGAGGACGTCTCGGCCGCCCCGGCCGGGTTCGACTGGGCGGACTCGATGGACGCGACGAGGCGCGCCTGCGGCAACGACACCCCGTATCGGGGCAAGCCGGCGAGGACCTTCAAGCATTTCGTCATGTCGCCCGATCCTCAAGACGGCTTGACCGCAGACCAGGTGGCGGAGCTCGCGAGCGCCTGGGCGCTCAGGCACTTCGCCGACTTCGAGGCGGCGATTGTCCTGCACGACGACAACGAGCGCAGGATCCCCCACGCCCACATCGTCGTCAACAACACCAACCTCGCCACCGAACGCAGGCTGCAGACCCCCGACCCGCTGGAGCTCAACCGCAGCCTTCAGGATCTCGCAGAGGAACGCGGATATCGCTTCATGCGCAACGACACCGTGAGGGAGGAGGACGAGGGGCAGACGCGCAAGGCGACGCCCGCGACGCTGCAGAGCGTATACATGCGGCGCGCCGAGCGGGAGATCCAGAAAGAGGGTGGCTACTCGTGGGTCGCAGACATCCGCAACCGGGTCACGGTGGCCAAGGCGCTCGCCCGCAACGAGGACGAGTTCATGGCCGTGCTCGAGGCGCTCGAAGTGGATGTTTCGCAGAACTCGGAGAAGTCGTGGCGACGTGACTGGATCTACTCGCTTTCAGACCACCCCACCTGGCGCATCGGAGGCGAGAAGCTGGGGCTCTCCTTCGGCCAGGAGGCGCTCAGGCGGCGCTTCGACAGGATCGCCGCCTGGCACCCAGCCCCGGCGGCATCCCGACGGATACTCTCCGAAGCCGAAAGCGCCATCGAGCTGAACGACCTGTCGGAGCTGGAACGTCTCGCCGGCGCGATAGAGGCGTTCATGTCCGCGAACGCGCACAGCCTGGCAGACCTCGACAGGAGGATCGAAAGGCTCGAAGGCCGCGCCGACGGCGATTCCGCCGAACGGGCGGAAGCGCTGCGCGAGGTGCGCGCATACGCGGCGGCGAACAGGCTCCTGCCCGAAACCGCGCAGACAAGGCGGCAAAGGCAGCCGCAGGGCGAGGAAGCGCCCGTCAGGCGCGGCGACGCGAAACCGCGTAGCCGCGAGACGCAGGCACAGCAGGAACGGCGGCGAGAAAGGAGGGAGCTCCGATGA
- a CDS encoding Abi family protein: MNEIAEDNKRKPKLTVEEQIEHLKSKGVTFELCDEGEASRILSEQDHYFRLAAYRVLFPKRVGGKHDGEYAGLDFGQLVDLAGIDQELRRFLLPLTLDVENAAKTKLVEKITDNRNEDGYSVLADYLTHLNHAERNRREGEISRLENDAYLGPLVERYPLDEMPAWVFLELSSFGAFASFYLFCANRWGDTEMRDDHYLLRRANSLRNAAAHSSAVINGLGISSATSTRYPASVAKALGDAGVSKRLRRSKMRNPRVLQTTVLAYACNRFVTRERQARAYDGFLAFRQRAEENSDWYRGNTTIISAYDFLSKVFQAWLSQR, encoded by the coding sequence ATGAACGAAATCGCAGAAGATAATAAAAGAAAGCCCAAGCTCACCGTCGAGGAGCAGATAGAGCACCTGAAGTCCAAGGGCGTGACCTTCGAGCTGTGCGACGAGGGAGAGGCCTCTCGCATCCTCTCCGAGCAGGACCACTACTTCCGCCTCGCGGCGTACCGCGTGCTCTTTCCCAAACGGGTGGGCGGCAAGCACGACGGCGAGTATGCCGGGCTCGACTTCGGGCAACTGGTCGACCTCGCGGGGATAGACCAGGAACTGCGCAGGTTCCTGCTGCCGCTCACACTCGACGTGGAGAACGCCGCCAAGACAAAACTCGTCGAGAAAATAACCGACAATCGCAACGAGGACGGCTACTCCGTCCTCGCCGACTACCTCACGCACCTCAACCACGCCGAGCGCAACAGGCGCGAAGGCGAGATCTCGCGCTTGGAGAACGACGCCTACCTCGGACCGCTCGTCGAGCGCTATCCGCTAGACGAGATGCCGGCATGGGTGTTCCTGGAGCTGTCGTCGTTCGGCGCGTTTGCCAGCTTCTACCTCTTCTGCGCAAACCGATGGGGCGATACGGAAATGAGAGATGACCATTACCTTCTCAGGCGAGCGAATTCGCTCAGGAACGCCGCTGCCCATTCGAGCGCCGTCATCAACGGCTTGGGTATCTCCTCGGCCACGTCGACGAGATACCCCGCATCGGTCGCGAAAGCGCTCGGCGACGCAGGTGTCTCGAAGCGCCTGAGACGATCCAAGATGCGCAATCCGCGAGTGCTCCAGACGACGGTGCTCGCCTATGCCTGCAACCGTTTCGTCACCCGAGAAAGGCAGGCGAGAGCATACGACGGATTCCTGGCATTTAGGCAACGTGCAGAGGAGAACTCGGATTGGTACAGGGGGAACACGACTATCATCTCGGCATACGACTTTCTGTCAAAGGTCTTCCAGGCATGGCTGAGCCAACGGTGA
- a CDS encoding class B sortase codes for MSTNIKQRFAIMVAVTALVGAAALGLWLFSIHDRAADVDPSPISADASGSDAASDGAPTVDWEFWLSVNPDIVAWVSVPGTDIDYPVVQASADDPTFYLDHDVYRCWNPYGCPYLDAGCAGRGIDSPLALMFGHHMNDGSMFSAFANYSDRGFAQEHQEILLQTPERDIRLNVIAADVVDSNAEHKRLEFADDGELGFWLERLLAEADVVLDVDVEADSVKAFCTCSYGRWNGHERTIVYAREEVV; via the coding sequence GTGAGCACAAATATCAAGCAGCGATTTGCAATCATGGTGGCGGTGACAGCGCTGGTCGGTGCTGCGGCGTTGGGGTTGTGGCTCTTCAGCATCCATGACAGGGCGGCAGATGTAGACCCCTCTCCTATCTCGGCAGATGCTTCGGGAAGCGATGCGGCATCCGATGGCGCCCCGACGGTCGACTGGGAATTCTGGCTGTCGGTGAACCCCGACATCGTGGCGTGGGTGAGCGTCCCGGGGACTGATATTGACTATCCGGTGGTACAGGCGAGCGCCGACGATCCGACCTTCTACCTCGACCACGACGTCTACCGCTGCTGGAACCCCTACGGATGCCCCTACCTCGACGCCGGCTGCGCGGGGCGGGGAATCGACAGCCCGCTCGCTCTCATGTTCGGCCACCACATGAACGACGGCAGCATGTTCTCGGCATTCGCGAACTACTCGGACAGGGGGTTCGCGCAGGAGCATCAGGAGATTCTCCTGCAGACACCCGAGAGGGACATTCGCCTGAACGTCATCGCGGCGGACGTCGTGGATTCGAACGCTGAGCACAAGCGCCTGGAGTTCGCCGACGACGGAGAGCTCGGCTTTTGGCTCGAGAGGCTGCTGGCCGAAGCGGACGTCGTGCTCGACGTCGACGTTGAGGCGGATAGCGTCAAGGCGTTCTGCACCTGCAGCTACGGCAGGTGGAACGGGCACGAGAGGACGATAGTGTATGCGCGGGAGGAGGTGGTGTGA